The following proteins are encoded in a genomic region of Fervidobacterium pennivorans DSM 9078:
- a CDS encoding queuosine precursor transporter, with product MDRQERNAMILTTLFITGIVVSNVIAAKVIKLGVFLFPASIVSYTFTFIIANMMSDVVSKERSKFLVFMGFLAQVTASGLILLGLFLPSADINRGEAYRLLLGINWRFTLASLSAYGTSQLLNYYIFNSKFFKKASTANLISVLVAQFFDTLIFTLVAFIGVYDGLFNMVLSQYVIKIIIVVITNPIFLLTKKMKG from the coding sequence GTGGACAGGCAAGAGAGAAACGCTATGATTCTAACAACTTTATTTATCACCGGAATTGTTGTCTCAAACGTTATCGCGGCAAAAGTTATTAAACTTGGAGTGTTTCTGTTTCCAGCATCGATTGTTAGCTACACTTTTACATTTATAATCGCAAATATGATGTCAGATGTAGTTAGTAAAGAGCGTTCAAAATTTTTAGTTTTCATGGGTTTCCTCGCTCAAGTGACTGCAAGTGGTTTAATTTTGCTGGGATTGTTTTTGCCATCGGCAGATATAAACAGAGGAGAAGCTTATCGGTTGCTTTTGGGAATTAATTGGAGGTTTACACTTGCTAGTTTGTCCGCATACGGAACTTCTCAGTTGTTGAATTACTATATTTTTAATTCTAAATTCTTCAAGAAAGCGTCTACTGCAAATTTAATTTCTGTTCTTGTTGCTCAATTTTTTGATACATTGATATTCACACTTGTTGCATTCATTGGTGTTTACGACGGTTTGTTCAATATGGTGTTGTCTCAGTATGTAATAAAGATTATAATAGTAGTGATAACCAATCCGATATTTTTGTTGACGAAAAAAATGAAAGGTTAA
- a CDS encoding diphthine--ammonia ligase produces the protein MLTQDKVIFSSWSGGKDSALALNRALKELKKVDILFTMFDETCIHTRAHGLPREIITAQAESIGARSIIRCAAWETYEQEFLEFLKEHTQNGIGIFGDIDLQEHRDWVERVCKTYNVTALEPLWLEPREKLLEEFLKEGFKAKIIATKKEYKELLGKDLQESETLKLIEKLNIDLSGENGEYHTVVYDGPIFKKPIRIKIVGNYSTEKNEYLIVGI, from the coding sequence TTGCTTACACAAGACAAAGTTATCTTCTCTTCATGGAGTGGCGGAAAAGATTCCGCCTTAGCACTGAACAGAGCTTTAAAAGAACTGAAAAAAGTAGACATTCTCTTCACCATGTTTGATGAAACTTGCATTCATACCCGTGCACACGGTTTGCCAAGAGAAATCATCACAGCGCAGGCTGAAAGTATAGGAGCACGTTCCATAATAAGATGTGCCGCTTGGGAAACTTACGAACAAGAGTTTCTTGAATTTCTAAAAGAGCATACACAAAATGGCATAGGCATATTCGGAGACATCGACTTACAAGAACACAGAGATTGGGTTGAACGTGTATGCAAAACGTATAACGTAACAGCGTTAGAACCCTTATGGCTCGAGCCAAGGGAGAAATTGCTGGAAGAATTTTTGAAAGAAGGCTTTAAAGCAAAGATTATAGCAACCAAAAAGGAATACAAAGAACTGCTTGGAAAAGACCTACAAGAAAGTGAAACATTAAAGCTTATCGAAAAACTCAATATCGACCTTTCAGGTGAAAATGGCGAATATCATACAGTAGTTTACGACGGACCCATTTTTAAAAAGCCGATTAGGATAAAGATTGTTGGGAATTACTCGACTGAGAAAAACGAGTATTTGATAGTTGGGATATAA
- a CDS encoding helix-turn-helix domain-containing protein, whose translation MKLGSKLKRLRLARGYTQEELADRCDLSRSFISQLESDKVSPSVETLERILRVLGTDLKHFFSDEQKKIIFKKDERVPVYDLPKGVNIEILMDAVEDKELDAKIVELEPGAQTEQEGYHDGDEFGYVIEGSVDIYIDGKRYRANEGDCFYYSGDCIHYMRNPGKQKAKILWIQTI comes from the coding sequence ATGAAATTGGGAAGTAAATTGAAAAGACTCCGTTTAGCAAGAGGCTATACCCAAGAAGAATTGGCTGACCGATGTGACTTATCAAGAAGTTTCATCTCCCAACTTGAAAGCGACAAAGTCTCTCCTTCGGTTGAAACACTGGAAAGGATATTACGCGTTCTGGGAACAGATTTGAAGCATTTCTTCTCCGATGAACAGAAAAAGATAATATTTAAAAAGGATGAACGTGTGCCTGTGTACGACCTACCAAAGGGTGTGAATATCGAAATCCTCATGGATGCTGTAGAAGATAAGGAACTCGATGCCAAGATTGTTGAATTAGAACCTGGAGCGCAAACCGAACAAGAAGGTTACCACGATGGTGATGAATTCGGTTACGTTATCGAAGGTTCCGTTGATATCTACATCGATGGAAAAAGATACCGCGCCAATGAAGGAGACTGTTTCTATTACTCAGGTGATTGCATCCATTACATGAGAAACCCTGGAAAACAGAAAGCAAAGATTTTGTGGATTCAGACAATCTAA
- the speE gene encoding polyamine aminopropyltransferase, protein MEEMELKPGRHMLYMEWYSRDPGGLFMRVNRWLYSAQSPYQRIDIFESPFYGRVFALDGITMTTEIDEFMYHEMLVHVPMFMHPNPKKVLVIGGGDGGSVREVLKHPSVEKVVMCEIDEMVVRAAMEYLPYTASKLNDPRVELVFEDGSKFVRQFKNEFDVIIIDSTDPTAGQGGHLFTLEFYKACNEALKEDGILCAQTEGMAYDWEWGSTAYKRIKANFPLVKMYLGFMPTYPGGIWSYTYASKAGWDPIKDYNPEKVRNFKEPLRYYNEEIHKAAFALPNFVKKYIEEE, encoded by the coding sequence ATGGAAGAAATGGAACTCAAACCAGGAAGACATATGCTATACATGGAATGGTATTCTCGAGACCCTGGCGGATTATTCATGAGAGTAAACAGATGGCTTTATTCTGCGCAAAGCCCTTATCAGAGGATAGACATATTTGAATCACCTTTCTACGGTCGTGTATTTGCACTTGATGGTATCACGATGACAACGGAAATTGACGAATTTATGTATCACGAAATGCTTGTCCACGTACCGATGTTCATGCACCCAAATCCAAAGAAAGTACTCGTCATCGGTGGCGGAGATGGAGGAAGTGTTAGAGAAGTATTGAAACACCCAAGTGTAGAAAAAGTTGTCATGTGCGAAATCGATGAAATGGTTGTTAGGGCAGCCATGGAATACCTTCCGTACACAGCATCCAAGCTCAACGACCCAAGAGTGGAGTTGGTCTTTGAAGATGGTTCAAAATTCGTAAGACAATTCAAAAACGAATTTGATGTTATTATCATCGACTCTACAGACCCAACAGCAGGACAGGGAGGACACCTCTTTACACTTGAATTCTACAAAGCTTGTAACGAAGCACTTAAAGAGGATGGTATTCTCTGCGCACAAACGGAAGGTATGGCTTACGACTGGGAATGGGGTTCGACAGCCTACAAGAGAATCAAAGCCAACTTCCCGCTGGTTAAGATGTATCTTGGCTTTATGCCAACATATCCAGGCGGAATTTGGAGCTATACATATGCATCAAAGGCCGGTTGGGACCCGATAAAAGACTACAACCCAGAAAAAGTAAGAAACTTCAAAGAACCATTGAGATATTACAACGAAGAAATCCACAAAGCAGCATTCGCACTTCCAAATTTTGTTAAGAAATACATCGAAGAAGAGTAA
- the nadX gene encoding aspartate dehydrogenase — MKILFIGGGNIANIVYSELEDHIEKCWYYDVVQTNLPCERINNFTVPNEADVVVECASVEAVKQYGLDILKSGKDFYIISSGAFSDEDFFDRFMAELKNSDSTVYIPSGAIGGLDIIYSIRNFIERVEIITRKPTKAFGLEDTVQEQTIFTGNAREAIAKFPQNTNVSVTLSLAVGDFNKVNVRIVADPNVDRNIHEINIYSSVGEYKIIHKNKPSPNPKTSYLAPLSLAAALKKRTEKFRIGG; from the coding sequence ATGAAAATACTATTCATCGGTGGTGGTAATATAGCGAACATTGTGTACAGCGAGCTCGAAGACCATATTGAAAAATGCTGGTATTACGATGTAGTCCAAACAAACCTTCCATGTGAAAGAATAAATAATTTTACCGTTCCGAATGAAGCAGATGTTGTTGTTGAATGTGCCAGTGTAGAAGCTGTGAAGCAATATGGTCTAGATATCCTAAAGAGTGGAAAAGATTTTTACATCATTAGTTCTGGAGCTTTTTCTGACGAAGACTTTTTTGACAGATTTATGGCAGAGTTGAAAAATTCGGATTCTACAGTTTATATTCCATCGGGAGCAATTGGAGGTTTGGATATAATATACTCCATTCGCAATTTCATAGAAAGAGTTGAAATAATTACGCGCAAACCTACAAAAGCATTCGGACTTGAAGACACAGTCCAAGAACAAACTATCTTCACAGGTAACGCACGCGAAGCCATAGCTAAGTTTCCTCAAAACACAAACGTCTCCGTTACACTTTCACTCGCTGTTGGTGATTTCAACAAAGTCAATGTACGTATAGTTGCTGATCCAAACGTTGACCGAAATATACACGAGATTAATATCTACTCATCTGTCGGGGAATACAAAATCATCCATAAGAACAAACCATCGCCAAACCCAAAAACAAGCTATCTCGCTCCATTGTCACTTGCCGCTGCATTGAAAAAGAGAACGGAAAAATTCAGAATCGGGGGTTGA
- a CDS encoding PQQ-binding-like beta-propeller repeat protein, whose product MKKEEDIELRKIELRRRKALSAIFNILISYGLVCGSIFSASNSLKGFLLFLALIFLVVSVVKFLFVRAYRIFALIYLFGFLLLAIYSFKVMFPTLMLYYLLMALAHMLYFKKTKKKMFSILSSLSFVFSVVDALLNLLGLHFASFLLLLTHQFLLAYAFSNAWYIDAFYFIPRRKEYIDENILLNREINLPFELKQPARLFKTFGEIYSSPFVDTEETVYIVSADATFYKYAFDGTLVWGIELGSESFSGPFADKNGNLYIVDSGGEVRKYTINGERLWSSKIGKTLTFSAALFDDKVYVMTFDGKLYEVDSNGKKVVLIDLSEPVEITPIVTEDGIYVVTYEGKLYRFSGDGKKIWKFNVGSVMSAPVTNGKGSVYVCGCDGYLYSLNSENGSINWVFKTKEMIKLSPTLDDMGNLYVGSGKEVFCINSKGELTWKVKLDCEISVSPTVLSDGHIYVGCKGGDYFAWRNDGRVKWYWKMMTGVYAKPVMSKSGRLYVACTDGNVYLFE is encoded by the coding sequence ATGAAAAAAGAGGAGGACATAGAATTGAGGAAAATTGAGTTAAGAAGGAGAAAAGCGCTTTCTGCTATCTTTAATATTTTAATTAGTTACGGTCTGGTTTGCGGCAGTATATTTTCGGCTTCGAACTCTCTGAAGGGCTTTCTGCTATTTTTGGCTCTTATTTTTCTTGTCGTTTCCGTTGTCAAATTTCTTTTTGTGAGAGCTTATAGAATCTTTGCACTGATTTACTTGTTTGGATTCTTGTTACTAGCAATTTATAGTTTCAAGGTTATGTTTCCTACACTTATGCTCTATTACCTTCTCATGGCTCTTGCTCACATGTTGTATTTCAAGAAAACGAAGAAAAAAATGTTCTCCATTCTTTCATCGTTATCTTTTGTTTTTTCAGTAGTTGATGCATTGTTAAATCTTCTAGGTCTGCATTTTGCTAGTTTTCTCCTACTTTTAACCCACCAATTTCTCCTTGCGTATGCCTTTTCAAATGCATGGTACATAGATGCATTCTACTTTATACCAAGGCGAAAAGAATACATAGATGAGAATATTTTGTTAAATCGCGAAATCAATTTGCCATTTGAATTGAAACAACCAGCTCGGCTATTTAAAACGTTCGGAGAGATATATTCTTCCCCGTTTGTTGATACTGAAGAAACAGTTTATATCGTGTCTGCTGATGCAACGTTTTACAAGTATGCTTTCGATGGAACGTTAGTATGGGGCATTGAGCTTGGTTCGGAGAGTTTTTCAGGACCCTTTGCTGACAAAAATGGGAATTTGTACATTGTGGATAGCGGTGGTGAAGTTAGAAAGTATACAATTAATGGAGAAAGACTCTGGAGCTCTAAGATAGGGAAGACTCTAACTTTTTCAGCAGCACTGTTTGATGATAAGGTTTATGTGATGACTTTTGATGGAAAGTTATACGAAGTAGATTCGAACGGGAAAAAAGTGGTATTAATAGATTTGTCGGAACCAGTTGAAATTACCCCGATTGTGACAGAAGATGGAATATATGTGGTAACATATGAAGGTAAACTTTACAGATTTTCAGGAGATGGAAAGAAGATCTGGAAATTCAATGTGGGAAGTGTAATGTCTGCACCGGTAACGAATGGCAAAGGTAGTGTGTATGTATGTGGTTGCGATGGATATTTGTATTCACTTAATTCAGAAAATGGAAGTATAAATTGGGTATTTAAAACAAAAGAAATGATTAAACTCTCGCCTACTTTGGATGATATGGGTAACTTGTATGTTGGTTCTGGAAAGGAAGTGTTTTGCATAAATTCAAAAGGTGAGTTAACTTGGAAGGTTAAATTAGATTGTGAAATTTCCGTTTCTCCTACCGTTCTTTCAGATGGACATATATATGTCGGTTGCAAAGGTGGAGATTACTTTGCTTGGAGAAATGATGGGAGAGTTAAATGGTATTGGAAAATGATGACGGGAGTATACGCAAAACCTGTTATGTCCAAATCTGGAAGGTTATATGTAGCATGTACGGATGGAAATGTCTATTTGTTTGAGTGA
- a CDS encoding NUDIX domain-containing protein codes for MLQYEKLITSLKKNEKQKVATICYAENDGKILFLLRKKEPFSGYLVPPGGHVEKGEDVESATKREFLEETGLEPENLKLKMVTSEIGPEHYNWILFIFVGKTKGTEFVESEEGELVWIDKDRILNENLSPIDKLLVPYILDGTDIVWKAEIEYNGEKEVFRWHVIELQNLNTKR; via the coding sequence ATGTTGCAATATGAAAAGTTAATTACGTCTTTAAAAAAGAATGAAAAACAAAAAGTTGCGACGATTTGCTATGCAGAAAATGATGGGAAAATATTGTTTCTACTTAGGAAAAAAGAACCTTTTTCTGGGTATTTGGTGCCTCCGGGAGGACATGTAGAAAAAGGGGAAGATGTTGAATCGGCAACGAAGAGAGAATTTTTGGAGGAAACAGGACTTGAGCCTGAAAATTTGAAGTTGAAAATGGTGACTTCTGAGATAGGACCGGAGCATTATAATTGGATACTTTTTATATTTGTTGGAAAGACAAAAGGAACCGAATTTGTTGAAAGCGAAGAAGGTGAGTTAGTTTGGATAGACAAGGATAGAATACTAAACGAAAACCTTTCTCCAATAGACAAACTCCTTGTTCCGTATATACTTGATGGAACGGACATTGTGTGGAAAGCAGAGATTGAATACAATGGCGAGAAAGAAGTATTTCGGTGGCATGTAATAGAATTACAAAATTTAAATACCAAAAGATAA
- the speD gene encoding adenosylmethionine decarboxylase, with translation MKSLGRHIIAEFYDCDKEILDNIDAIEFHMKQAAYETGATIVNSSFHRFLPYGVSGVVVVSESHLTIHTWPEYGYAAVDLFTCGDHVDPWKAFTYLKKVFKSQRVHVVEHLRGRYDEIGIPETASHKAVVNENEQVVVSL, from the coding sequence ATGAAAAGCTTGGGCAGACACATCATTGCGGAATTCTACGACTGTGACAAAGAAATACTTGATAACATCGATGCTATCGAGTTTCACATGAAACAGGCAGCTTACGAGACCGGAGCAACCATCGTCAACTCATCTTTCCACCGGTTCCTCCCCTATGGAGTGAGCGGTGTAGTTGTTGTAAGTGAGTCGCACTTGACAATTCACACATGGCCAGAATACGGCTATGCAGCCGTTGACCTATTTACATGTGGTGACCATGTAGATCCGTGGAAGGCTTTCACATATCTCAAGAAAGTTTTCAAATCTCAGAGAGTGCATGTTGTTGAACACCTAAGAGGCAGATACGACGAAATAGGCATTCCTGAGACTGCATCTCATAAGGCTGTTGTTAACGAAAATGAACAGGTAGTTGTCAGTCTTTAA
- a CDS encoding endonuclease/exonuclease/phosphatase family protein — protein sequence METLRILTLNLHTYQEVVFEKGDTLEMFLGKYKPIQQKIANFIVENDIDFAFFQEAGQYIDDLSDKEVFGIKIKKSNYVRILSELIAGKEYYFAWDISHYGFGVWEEGLGIISSKLFVEFESRYVSKEKDLRSFYSRKIVRARVRDGDDLIDLYCVHLNWKEVGFVEEFLNLVNWIEEIGNDRFVIAGDFNIPYGSEEYQFVINTKIFGKRLIDTWAIANPEKPAQPTFRGDILSKASERIDYIFIPEGWEVKMSEIVFDKEKVSDHMGIFCEVFNKCNSKNKGA from the coding sequence ATGGAAACATTACGGATTCTGACGCTGAACTTACATACGTACCAGGAAGTGGTTTTCGAAAAAGGCGATACTTTAGAGATGTTTTTGGGAAAGTATAAACCTATACAGCAAAAGATTGCGAATTTCATTGTTGAGAATGATATTGATTTTGCATTTTTTCAAGAAGCTGGGCAATACATTGACGATTTATCAGACAAAGAAGTGTTTGGAATAAAAATTAAGAAGAGCAATTACGTGAGGATTTTATCTGAACTGATTGCTGGGAAAGAGTATTACTTTGCTTGGGACATTTCACACTATGGTTTTGGTGTGTGGGAAGAAGGGCTCGGGATTATTTCCAGCAAGCTATTTGTGGAGTTCGAAAGTAGGTATGTTTCTAAAGAGAAAGATTTGAGAAGTTTTTATTCAAGGAAAATTGTTAGGGCAAGAGTTAGAGATGGTGATGACTTGATAGATCTTTATTGTGTTCATCTAAATTGGAAAGAAGTGGGATTTGTGGAAGAATTTTTAAATTTGGTAAACTGGATTGAGGAAATTGGAAACGATAGATTTGTGATTGCGGGGGATTTCAACATTCCGTATGGTTCTGAAGAATATCAGTTTGTGATTAACACTAAAATTTTTGGAAAAAGATTAATCGATACCTGGGCTATTGCCAATCCTGAAAAACCTGCTCAACCAACTTTTCGGGGAGACATACTTTCAAAAGCAAGTGAACGGATAGACTATATCTTTATTCCGGAAGGATGGGAAGTGAAGATGTCAGAGATTGTGTTTGATAAAGAAAAAGTATCTGACCATATGGGAATATTTTGCGAAGTTTTTAATAAATGCAATAGCAAAAACAAAGGGGCTTAA
- the nadC gene encoding carboxylating nicotinate-nucleotide diphosphorylase, protein MHEKIVDAIVELIRKDEHFIDFASYPLRGKNVSGEILLKEPSAVVSGVEIVQDVCKRFNLTIQFSCKDGDVVKKGSVAKISGDAYNLLICERTILNILSFMSGVATKVRNIVEKTNGKVKIAATRKTIPFVGELQKLAVIHGGGDTHRLNLSDCAMIKDNHIKLYGSISEAVKQVKKILSFSKKIEVEAETEQMAFEACEAGADIVMLDNFSPQEACRVAKALKEKYPNVIIELSGGVNPDKIEEYLCEYIDVISIGRLTSEVKYIDFSLEME, encoded by the coding sequence GTGCATGAAAAGATAGTTGATGCCATTGTTGAATTGATAAGAAAAGATGAGCATTTCATAGACTTCGCATCATATCCTCTCAGAGGAAAAAATGTATCAGGTGAGATATTACTCAAAGAACCGTCAGCCGTCGTATCAGGTGTGGAGATTGTTCAAGATGTATGCAAACGGTTTAACTTGACTATACAATTTTCATGTAAAGATGGAGATGTTGTGAAAAAAGGCTCAGTCGCTAAAATTTCCGGAGATGCTTATAACCTCCTCATATGTGAGCGCACAATTTTGAATATTCTCTCATTCATGAGCGGTGTGGCAACAAAAGTAAGAAATATCGTTGAAAAAACAAATGGAAAGGTCAAAATTGCAGCAACAAGAAAGACTATTCCATTCGTTGGTGAACTGCAAAAGCTTGCTGTTATCCACGGTGGAGGGGATACTCACCGATTGAACTTATCCGATTGTGCAATGATAAAAGACAACCACATAAAGCTTTATGGTTCGATTTCTGAAGCCGTTAAGCAAGTGAAAAAAATACTTTCGTTCAGTAAAAAGATAGAGGTAGAAGCGGAAACTGAGCAGATGGCTTTCGAGGCATGTGAGGCAGGTGCAGATATAGTAATGCTTGATAATTTTTCCCCACAAGAAGCTTGTCGAGTGGCAAAGGCATTAAAGGAAAAATACCCAAATGTGATAATCGAACTTTCTGGAGGGGTGAATCCTGATAAAATAGAAGAATACCTCTGCGAATATATAGACGTAATCTCTATTGGAAGGCTCACAAGCGAGGTAAAATACATTGATTTCAGTTTAGAGATGGAATAA
- a CDS encoding DNA-methyltransferase — protein MPKKNGTITSPFGVSGRSNHDSTPFYNSNLYSGLQKEKNVEYVENPLNKDVLNKIFPKSSENMDELPDNSVHLMVTSPPYNVGKEYDKNLTFTEYREFLKRVWKEVYRVLVPGGRACINIANLGRKPYIPLHAYIIEDMLEIGFLMRGEVIWNKGATASSSTAWGSWMSAANPTLRDVHEYILIFSKEKFSRKNPSGRKSTITKEEFLEFTKSVWTFSAVSAKKIGHPAPFPIELPYRCIQLYTFESEVVLDPFMGSGQTAIAALMTNRFYIGYEINEEYVKLANKRIEEIRMKLENNFPLFEWARENK, from the coding sequence ATGCCTAAGAAAAATGGTACTATCACAAGCCCGTTTGGTGTTTCTGGAAGAAGCAACCACGATTCTACACCTTTCTATAACAGCAATTTGTATAGTGGACTACAAAAAGAAAAAAACGTAGAGTATGTCGAGAATCCATTAAACAAAGATGTTCTAAATAAAATTTTCCCTAAGAGTAGTGAAAATATGGATGAACTACCAGATAACAGTGTACATCTCATGGTCACTTCCCCACCTTACAATGTTGGCAAAGAATATGATAAGAACCTAACTTTTACCGAATACAGGGAATTTTTAAAAAGAGTTTGGAAAGAAGTATATCGTGTGCTTGTTCCTGGAGGGCGGGCATGCATAAACATAGCGAATTTGGGGCGTAAGCCATACATTCCATTGCATGCATATATTATAGAAGATATGCTTGAAATAGGATTTCTAATGCGCGGAGAAGTCATTTGGAATAAAGGTGCAACAGCTAGTTCATCTACAGCATGGGGGAGTTGGATGTCAGCAGCGAATCCAACATTAAGAGATGTGCATGAATACATTTTGATTTTTTCTAAGGAGAAGTTTTCTAGGAAAAATCCAAGTGGTAGGAAGAGTACAATAACAAAAGAGGAATTTTTGGAATTCACAAAGAGCGTATGGACGTTTTCTGCAGTATCTGCAAAAAAGATAGGACATCCAGCGCCTTTTCCAATAGAACTTCCATATCGTTGCATTCAGTTATACACGTTCGAAAGTGAAGTAGTCCTTGACCCATTTATGGGAAGTGGTCAAACAGCAATAGCTGCACTCATGACTAACAGATTCTATATAGGTTATGAAATTAATGAAGAGTACGTAAAACTTGCTAATAAGAGAATTGAAGAGATTCGTATGAAACTGGAAAATAATTTTCCACTTTTTGAATGGGCGAGGGAAAATAAGTAA
- a CDS encoding lipoate--protein ligase family protein, translating to MYIFETYGLKGSRNMAIDVALGQLAVELNDVILRFYTWEHPTLSLGKHQKASDVDFDYLEENGFDIVRRPSGGRAVLHWDEVTYSIIIPRGHELFKLGVLELYNLISKIIVAGLNKLGYPVELTTGKNKPSSHICFQVPSAYEITLNGTKVVGSAQTRTQDYILQHGSIVLIPHEEIKHCFKSTKNLDIPLIGLYDHAYNEFSQIVGSLKRAFENYFGKGTEFDENLQTKVLEISTGFEKNFVVMKDEILAKE from the coding sequence TTGTACATTTTTGAAACATATGGGTTAAAGGGTTCAAGGAATATGGCAATTGATGTTGCGCTTGGCCAATTAGCAGTCGAGTTAAACGATGTGATTCTTAGGTTCTATACATGGGAACATCCGACGCTCTCTCTTGGCAAGCATCAGAAGGCAAGCGATGTGGATTTTGATTACCTTGAAGAAAACGGATTTGATATTGTTCGAAGACCATCCGGTGGACGTGCAGTCCTACACTGGGACGAAGTGACTTATTCGATAATTATTCCTCGAGGTCATGAGCTTTTCAAACTTGGAGTACTTGAATTGTATAACCTGATTTCTAAAATCATCGTAGCTGGATTGAATAAACTGGGATATCCTGTAGAATTAACAACGGGAAAAAACAAGCCGTCCAGTCACATTTGTTTTCAAGTGCCTTCTGCCTATGAAATTACTTTGAATGGTACAAAAGTAGTCGGAAGTGCCCAAACCAGAACGCAAGATTACATACTCCAGCATGGTTCGATAGTATTAATCCCACACGAGGAAATCAAACATTGTTTTAAAAGCACAAAGAACCTTGATATACCTTTAATAGGGCTCTATGACCATGCATACAACGAATTTTCGCAGATAGTGGGAAGTTTGAAAAGAGCGTTTGAGAACTATTTTGGTAAAGGAACAGAATTTGACGAAAATTTGCAAACGAAGGTTTTGGAAATCAGCACGGGATTTGAGAAAAATTTCGTTGTTATGAAAGATGAAATTTTGGCAAAGGAATAG
- the nadA gene encoding quinolinate synthase NadA encodes MLMSAVSVRPEDIRKLADEKGYVIVAHNYQIPELQEIADYLGDSLQLARMVTKIDAKKILFLGVDFMAEVMKVLNPEKKIIVPVRHSTCPMANSLSVEDVIKFKEKYNAPFVVYVNSRTEVKAYADIVCTSANAVDIVKAIDSDTVLFGPDKNLASYVAEKTGKNIIPIPGETGYCYVHNYVKEDQLKQLINFHPDAEIMAHPEVPKGIRDLAHFVGSTSQMEKYPATTNAKKLIVVTEVGMIAKLQKLYPDKIFIPVPSMVCYNMKKNNLKNTYVALLEEKIEVHVDEEIAKKARKAIERMLEITESKDAKVMKSA; translated from the coding sequence ATGTTGATGAGTGCAGTGAGCGTAAGACCTGAGGACATAAGAAAGCTTGCAGATGAGAAAGGGTATGTGATTGTAGCACACAATTACCAAATTCCTGAGTTACAGGAAATTGCTGATTATCTTGGTGACTCACTCCAACTGGCACGGATGGTCACAAAAATAGATGCAAAGAAAATACTTTTCCTTGGAGTCGACTTCATGGCAGAGGTCATGAAAGTTCTAAATCCCGAGAAAAAAATTATCGTTCCAGTCAGGCACTCAACATGCCCGATGGCAAATTCATTGTCAGTGGAAGATGTTATCAAATTCAAAGAAAAATACAATGCTCCGTTTGTTGTCTACGTCAATAGCCGAACAGAAGTTAAAGCTTACGCAGATATTGTTTGCACCTCCGCAAATGCTGTTGACATTGTTAAAGCCATTGATTCGGATACCGTGCTCTTTGGTCCTGACAAAAACCTTGCATCATATGTTGCGGAAAAAACAGGCAAAAACATTATCCCAATTCCAGGCGAAACAGGCTATTGCTATGTCCATAACTATGTTAAAGAAGACCAACTGAAACAACTTATAAACTTCCATCCGGATGCAGAAATAATGGCACATCCTGAAGTTCCAAAAGGCATTAGAGACTTAGCACACTTTGTCGGTAGTACATCTCAAATGGAGAAATATCCAGCAACCACAAACGCAAAGAAATTAATCGTAGTTACCGAAGTTGGAATGATTGCAAAACTCCAAAAACTCTATCCAGATAAAATATTCATTCCTGTCCCCAGTATGGTTTGTTACAATATGAAAAAGAACAATCTTAAAAATACCTACGTCGCTCTTTTGGAAGAAAAAATTGAAGTGCATGTAGATGAAGAAATCGCCAAAAAAGCAAGAAAAGCTATCGAAAGAATGCTTGAAATAACCGAATCAAAAGATGCGAAGGTGATGAAAAGTGCATGA